The DNA region CTCCTCGCGGCTCACATGTCCATCCTTGTTCTCGTCTAGGAACACGAACGTGTCCACTAGCGTCTCAAACGTCGGCTCCAGCTTCGGCATTCCCAGTCTCCATTTCTGTTCAGCGTGTGAGAAAAACTCTCAAATGGTATAACACAGAGAGGAGATTGATAAACATAAGTTTTTTTGCGGTTTAAGTTGTTACCTTTTGGAGAGTGGATGAGTCGTCCTTAAGAAGGTAGACAAGGCAGAGAAGCACAATGAACTCAGTAAACGCAATCTCCTTATCCTCGTTGATATCACAAGCCTGGAACAAATCAtttatctcttcttcttcaaacatGATCTCTAGCTTCCTGAAACAGTTCTTTAGCTCCGAGTGATCTATGGACCCGTTCGAATCCTCATCTGCCACAAAACAACTCAACCAAGACAACCATGAGGAAACCAACTATAAACAATCTGCTGCGTATATATGCAAAACTCACCGAACTCTTGGAAAATGGCTTTGCAGTTTCTTAGACCCTCGTCGATCTTTGGGAACTTGAGGATAATACTGTTGAAAGATTTCATTGTGGTGCCTTTCGATGCCCTGCGTTGCACGGCTTCTTTGATCTTGGCCTCTAGCTTTGTCTCTGGTACCCATTCTTGAGCACCAGATTTCGTCACCGCACCTCCCATGTCTATCTATTATGCTTCgatatcaaaatctagttttcttgCAAGACAAGGCAGGTTAATAAATTTCTTGATTGCACATAATAAGATCAAATCTACTTAGAAATTCATTAGATAACgtgaaaaaaatctaaaacaaagaCAACATATAAGAGACAAGTTTCATGAACAGACAATAGATGTCACAAGAATCAGGacgaaggaagaagagaaaacaaaccTGTTTTAGTTTCTTGTTTGTCACGAAATCAAGAACACGATTATAGAGATCtgtttgttgtttattgttttctgtttaccaggagaaagaagattcgATGTTTGAGAAGAAGAATTGATTTGTAATGCCGTGAAGAACGCTATAGATTCCACGTACCTGCAGATCTTTATAAAAAACGTCTTATTCCTTTGTCAtcaatatcaatattttaagaTTAACTCTCTATCCTTGACtttctgaatttttaaatttacaatcATGAAATGGTATTAGTTTTGACCAAAGAAATGATACCACTAATCTTTGACTATTGAGTATTGACCAGTGTGTTTTTCCAATTAATAgcattatttttacattttaccGTATATATTACATCTATATCTAGACTGAGAAATATGTGTTAGTATAAATGAATAACGAAACCTCTGAATCATATCCACAAACTATGAACGAATGCTCTCTCCTCATCACATTTTGATCTTTAAAATCTCTTTATTAAACAATGGTATCAACCACAttagataaattataaataGCAGAGCTAACTATTTGTTTTTTACTCCAAGATGGACAACAAAACAAACACTGTGGAATCCAACATCAACATACATTTTACATTCACACCTTTTAGTTGCATTATTCAAACTTTTAACTGGGCACAATTAGTGAAACTCGACCAGAAAACAGTGCATGATTACACATTTACAATCTATAGCTTTACTTATTTTGTAAATCTATACATTTATAGTCCTCCTCAATTAAATAATCCGTTTGTTTATGGTCTTACTCTAGTAGTAAAGACATAATCTTAGATAAGTCTATACAAGGCCAACTTAAagttcattttaaattattttcatctcAAAATTGAGGAGAATTTTGAAATGATTAGATATTTGTGTAGTAagttacgttttttttttctttttatagttttagctctttaaatttaaagttatataattaatCTTGGCGTTTTATAAACAGTTATATTGGGAAGACATTAATATCTCATATGTTCTCTCCCTTGGTTTGGTTTCACCATAACTCCTTTCCttcatgtcttcttcttttaaGTTTTCAAGCTTCTGTTTCATGGAGGCAAAACTGTTTTTCCTTCTGATGGCATTGTTGGTGACTCGCTCCTCTTCAAGTCCCATAACGAGTACGTTTTtgtgttctttctttctttctttccccCATTTGTTTTGGAGATGATGGAGATGATAATCTGTTCTGATCGCTTTCTGTAGATAGTGTGTTTGAATCTCAGACCTCGGTTAGTGGAAGGAACCTACTTAGTGTCAAGAAACGTAAGTATATTGTAAAAAAAGCTTCTTGATCCTCTGACTCTGCTGGTTAGATTTGGTGATGCTGATGTATTTCTACATCTTTGTGATGTATGTATACAATAACCAACTGAAAgtgtgttgttttgttttgtgttgtATTGTGTTGTGTTGGGGGACAGCATGTGAAGTGGACTTTGAGAGTAAGAACTACACGGATCTGACGAGACAGTGCAAAGGTCCAAAGTATCCAGCGAAAGAATGTTGCGCGGCGTTTAAACAGTTTGCATGTCCTTACGCGCATCAAATCAACGACTTGACTACTGACTGTGCCAGGATAATGTTCAGCTACATCACCGTTCACGGTAAATATCCACCTGGTCTTTTCGCCACCGAGTGCAGAGAAACGAAAGAGGGACTCGTTTGCCCTTCTTCTCCACCTCGCGTTTCAGCCGCTCCTCATCACATCACGCTGGTGGTCTCTGCCGCAACCGCTCTTTTGGCT from Raphanus sativus cultivar WK10039 unplaced genomic scaffold, ASM80110v3 Scaffold2480, whole genome shotgun sequence includes:
- the LOC130494336 gene encoding probable calcium-binding protein CML21, encoding MGGAVTKSGAQEWVPETKLEAKIKEAVQRRASKGTTMKSFNSIILKFPKIDEGLRNCKAIFQEFDEDSNGSIDHSELKNCFRKLEIMFEEEEINDLFQACDINEDKEIAFTEFIVLLCLVYLLKDDSSTLQKKWRLGMPKLEPTFETLVDTFVFLDENKDGHVSREEMFIAIDESGERSSGRIAMKRFEEMDWDRNGMVNFKEFLFALTQWVGIDENEDDDDDDDDNNDKA
- the LOC130505667 gene encoding GPI-anchored protein LORELEI-like → MSSSFKFSSFCFMEAKLFFLLMALLVTRSSSSPITNSVFESQTSVSGRNLLSVKKPCEVDFESKNYTDLTRQCKGPKYPAKECCAAFKQFACPYAHQINDLTTDCARIMFSYITVHGKYPPGLFATECRETKEGLVCPSSPPRVSAAPHHITLVVSAATALLAFLVLA